TGTCGTGTAGGGTCTTCGTTCGATTTTCGATTTCGTACTCAACCACCACAAAATCCGAGCCCTTCATCGCTGTCCAACGGTCCTTTCCGCGCCCAACCATCGACTCGCGCGAGACACGCTTTATCTTGTAGCGAAAACCATCGAGCGTGTAGCGCCGTCCTACCGACTTCAAGTCTTGTTGCCGCTCGATAAGCTCGCCGACCATGCTGAGTTGGTCTCGCACGCTGTAGTGGAGCACCGAAAACCCGGTGTCGCCCACGGTGAGCCCGGCATAGGAGGTGTCTAGATTCCAAAGTTCGTCGAGGATCTTCGACTCGTCTGGCGTCATCTCGACGCTCTTCTCTTTATTGATGGACCGCAGTGGAGCAACGAGCGCCTTGGCGCCGCGGTCCGACTCCTGGTCAACGGTGACCGTAACCATGAAAATCTTGCGGTTTCGCGTGTGAATTGCGAGCTCACCACTCTCCGAAATGCCCGTGTCGCCGTAATCTGAACACTTCCAGACCATGAATTCATCGTCGATCGCTGAGGCGTGCCAGCCGCTCTTGCACTCGGGAAGGGAGTCTTCGCTGCTGAGTGGACGCTCGTAGATGTCTGCGAAATCCGTGGGCCATTTGACGGCTTCTTCCTGCGGTGCCTCGGGCTCAGGTTGCTCTTCAGGTTCGGTTTCTGGCTCCTCGATCGCTGGCGCAAGCTCAGGCCGAGTAGGCTGCGGTGCCTCCGATTTGCACGCTCCCGCCAAAAGTAAAAGACTCACGATCCATCGACTCATAACGCGGATGCTACTTCAAAATTACTCTTGAGGCACCTGTCAACGAGGGCCCGCGTTGACACGGTTCCCGATCACGCGACCATTCACCATTCGATTGAGCTCTACAGTCCCCGCATCGAGGTCGAGACTGACCCATTGCGGCTCACGTTCCCAACAACCGCTATTGACCAGCACCACACCTTCAATACGACACGCCCTCAAGAGATGGGTGTGGCCCGTAATCAGGATTTGGGCGGGGGAAACACGATTGTAGGCCAGTAGCCCGCGAAGATTTGCGTCCAGATTGCGTTGCGACTCCAAGAGGACAGGTACCGCACCGAGCGCGCGACCAAGCTCATCCACTCCGAGGCGTGCCGCCCAACCAGACACCCAGTTTGCGCTCGCGGCGAGCCCAGGGATGCGCTTGATTCCGCCGTCGAACTGGTGTCCGTGTAGAAGCGTCGCGAGCACACGTCCCTTAAAACTCAGGACTTCCTTCGAACCCAGTTCTCGGCGCGCAAAATCATGGTTTCCGAACACCGCTTCATAGGCCTCGAGCCGCTCCAACACCTCTCCGAACTCCCGAAGCATCAGCTCACGGTGTGCCCGCCATGCGCCAAGAAGTGCCGGTCGGCTTAGATCGTAGAGGTCTCCGCCCACGACAAGACGATCGTGTGTCCTCTCCAGTTCATCCAAAACCTCCCCAATTTGCGCAATCGGGACGCCACATCGGTTCAAACCCCCGGGGGCAAGATGTATGTCGGAAATGAGAGCAATCTTCATCGAATCGGCCGAACCCAGAACACCATAGGCTTCGCAGACGCTCTTGCTTCGTTGTGTTCCTTCCATTCGAAAGTCGTATGGATTTCGGGGTGTTTGAGATAACCTCGGCGCCCCCAAAACGCATCCAGGGGCTGGTAGTTTTCTGGCCGGTCGGGGTGGTCGACGGGGCGCTCTACAGCACAGAATGCGGTCCACTTAAACTCTTGGAGCTCGCGGGCGTATTTCTCGCGCTCTTCAAAAAACCGCGTCCCCATTCCGTGCCCTCTAAACGGCTTCTTCAGAACCGACTCCCCAAAATAGAACACGTCTTTTGGATCGATATCACTTGCACCAAACGCGTCTTGGAAGGCGTCTTCGGCGTCCATAAGCGGCAGCCCTGTTGAGATACCCACCACCGATTTCTCGTCGAGCACCACGACAAACACGCTACGTTCCGACTCAGCGTAGGACGCCAAATAGGACTTCTCGTAGTCGAGGTCACCATCGTAGAGATAAGGGAATTCGCTGAAGACCTCGATGCGAAGCCGTGCAGCATCTGGTATGTAGGGTAAAATCTCTTGGCCGCGGAGGCGCTTTATGGTGACCATGATCTCTCGTCGTTTTTGCCCGGCGATTTTGCGTCATGCCTCGCCTCTTGTCGAGACTTCAATCATGAGGAACCCCTATGTCGCTTTTTGTCGTGGATGTTGAGGCCGATGGACCTTGTCCTGGCTTGTTTTCGATGGTGTGTTTTGGAGCCGTTAAGGTCTCTCCTGAGCTCCAGACCACTTTTTATGGGCAAACACGACCGATCACGGACGACTACAAGCCGGACGCGTTGAAAATCAGCGGTTTTTCGCGCGAGGAACATCTGGAGTTTCCCGATCCCGCCGAGACCATGGAAGCCTTCGCAAAATGGGTGGAAGCTGAGTCCAAGGGGCGTCCCATCTTCATGTCAGACAATCCGGCGTTTGATTGGCAGTTCATCAACTACTACTTCCATAAGTATCTGGGGCATAATCCCTTTGGTTATTCAGCTCGGCGTATCGGCGACCTCTATTGCGGGCTGCAAAAGGACTTCTTTGCCGGTTGGAAACATCTGCGAAAGACCACTCACGACCACCACCCGGTCAACGATGCAAAAGGCAACGCGGAGGCCTTGCTCGCGCTTGTGGATATGGGGCTTAAGCTACCGAGTTGACCCCCAGTACAAGCGGCTTGTAGCCGCTTGAGACGGGCGTTGTAGCAAAACGGTCCAACAAGAATTTGAGGAAGTTGGATAAAATGCGAGACTCATCCCACGCGGACGGAGCCCGCGTGTACTACTGAAGCCCAAGTCGGCGTCGTCTCTGATCCTCATAGAGTGAGCTCGGGACCAAATCTCCTCCACGGCCTTGACCCTCAAGCCAGTCCAAAGGCGCGTTGTCCGAACGCCAAACTTCAACCTCTGGCGTTGTGCCAATCACGTAGCCCCAGCCGAACTGATCTGTACGAATCATGCCGCTACCGCGAGTGTTCCAGAAGACGCAGTCCGCGCACCCAGGTCCCGATTCTGGCAAGGTTTCAGCGGACCAAGTCCCAAGCAGGCGGCTCGCGTCAACCAGATTCGCGGTAGCCAGCGGGCCGTCGAATTGACTTTGACCCTCGGCGGATTCCACCCTCAACCAAACGTTGCCGCTCGACCCAAACCCACCGCTCACGCCAAAGTTTGGAGCGCCGCCCTCGGTGTTGACCAGAGAGACTAATATCTCGTTTGAACGCCGAACCTCCACCAAACTCCCAAGACCTTCGGAGATGGAATTCGAGAGCCTTGAGTTTGAGACTGTGATCGACGACGAATCCATCACGAGTAAGCCGCCACCGGCCAGGTGACCGCCGGAATCGTCGGCTTCGAAGGAGTTCACCTCGTCGATGAGGCCGTCGTAGGCGTGCTGGATTGAGATCGCAAAAGTCTCTTCGTCAACGCCACGCGCCGCAGTCGAGATATCGATCGAGCGTACACCCACCCGGTCCAATTCTCCCAAAATCTTTTGGACCTTTGCTCCGTCTGCGGCCCGAATAACCTGACGGATCGGGATATCGAGCCGGAGCGTTGACGACCCTTCATCCACCTCGAAGACTGTTCGCCTGTGAATCACCTGGTAGTCGCCAAGCCATTCTGCCCACTCGTCTTCCATCCCGTACGACGCCAGGAACTCCGGCGTGATGGTCTGCCCGATATAGATTCGGTCGCCGAACGAGAAGTCGGATACATCGGAGACGCTGATGACCTCGGTGTACTTGATGGTATCGCGCGTCAGGTCGACTTCCGTGGTCACGACCGGTTTTCCTTCGAAGCGAATTTGCCCACCTTCCTGAGGGTTCGAAAACCAGATCTGAGGGCGCCCATTTCCCTGAATGAGCACGCCCGGAGTTTGGATCTCCAAGACCTCGTCTACCCGGTAGATGCCAGGATCAACTACGAGAGTTCCACCGTTTTCCAGGGACGCAAGGGCTCCCTTGAATGCAGCGGTAGACAGCGCCTCTCCGGTCGGATCCGGCTCGAAATCACTCAGCCGCACATAGGGTTCGGGGTCTTTCCAAGGGGCCTCGCCGCGACGGAAACCTGCGTACGAAAAGTCGTGAAGTCCACGTCCAGCCTCGTCCACAGTGGTCGGGAGCCAATTCTCTTGGTAGAGCGCCGAGCGCCACGGGCCAGGAGGAATGATGTCCATGTCGGAATCGTCGCCCAAATCGGCGTCAACGTCCGGGCCCGCGTCAACATTGGGAAGGTCCGGCGTGCTATCTTCTTCCGCGGCCATATCGAGCGGACCGAGGTCTGGTGCCACGTAGCGGTCCTCTGCCTGATTACACGCGGTCATCAGCCAGATAATTCCCACCGCAATTTTGCGCCCATTGCTCAAAGAACTCTCCTGCAATGCTTCGATTCCAACCCTAGGGAAAAGTTACGTTCGCAGCCAGAATTGTGCATTTTGTACCCAAATACGCATCAAATGCCTGTTGAGGGTTGAATTCAAGAGAATTTGCCTATAGTCAGTCCGGGATTTTGCGACACCGGTCCAACACATAAGGAGTAGGAGCCAGTGGTATGAAGATGCCCAAACGGCTAGAGCCGTTGGTCTCAGAGGGAATCATCCAAGAGGTGATCAGACCCCTCAAGAGTGGCAAAGAAGCTCAAATTTTTCTCGTCGTTGCCGGCGGTGAAGAACGAGTTGCCAAAGTTTATAAGGAACAAGCTCATCGCAGTTTTAGCCAGCGTGCCGACTATACCGAGGGACGTAAGGTCCGAAACTCGCGTGATAAGCGTGCGATGGAGAAACGCACCAACTACGGCCGCGCTCAGGAAGAAGAGCAGTGGCTGGAAGTTGAGGCGAAGACTATCTACATCCTTAAAGATGCCGGGGTACGGGTGCCCGCGCCCTATATCTTCATGGACGGCGTGCTCGTCATGGAGTACGTGCGCGACGATTTCGGCAACCCCGCGCCGCGCCTTGCCGAGACTCATTTAGGGGTGGAGGAGAAGAAGCGCGTCTTTAGAGACCTCCTGACTCAGACCGCGCGTATGCTTTCGGTCAATATCGTGCACGGTGACCTCTCGATCTACAACGTGCTCTACGACGGCAAGAATCCGATCATCATCGACTTCCCCCAGGCCATCGACAGCACCGCAAACTCGAACGCAAAGAGGATTTTCATCCGTGATGTGCAAAGCCTCGCGTCGCACTTCTTGCGCGACTCGAATCAAGCTCGAAAGTTCAAGTTCGGCGAAGAAATCTGGAAGATGTATCAGCGAGGCGAACTCTCGCATGATATGGATTTCGACGATTTGATGAATCGAGCCTACGGTCCGGAAGAAGAGGAGTCGATTGTTGATGAGCCTGTACTGCCTCTGGGCCGTCGGGCAGTTGTGATGACCCCTTCAGCCCCCGCGCGCAACACTCAACGCCCGCGTCATGACGCCCCGAAATCCGGTACTCCGAGGAAGGACAATCGGAATAAGCCGCGGCGAGGACCAGGTAATCGCAAGAAATAGCGACCTGAATCTTCCTGAAACACAGCCTGAAACTCTGGAATCCGCTGCGAAGAGTGTTATGACTCTAAGGTAGATGAAGGAGTTGCTATGCGAAGTTTATTGTTTTTGGTGGTTTTTGCTCTCGGTTGTGGCGATGAGATCGTCAAGAAGACGCCCGATACGCCCAACCCAAACAATTCTGAGAATAATCAGACCAATAACGAGCCTGGCTCAAACAACCTGACCGTCACTCAGAACAATTCCAACAATACAACGGGTCCCGACAACCCAGTCTCCAACAACTCGCCGGGTACCAACAATTCGCCGGGTTCCAACAACTCGAACAACTCGAACAACTCGAACAACACCAATAATCAAACTGTCGATCCCCCCGCGTTATGCGGTGATGGGCTAGTTCAGCAAGGCGAACAATGTGACGGCCTTCC
This Microvenator marinus DNA region includes the following protein-coding sequences:
- a CDS encoding GNAT family N-acetyltransferase, whose protein sequence is MVTIKRLRGQEILPYIPDAARLRIEVFSEFPYLYDGDLDYEKSYLASYAESERSVFVVVLDEKSVVGISTGLPLMDAEDAFQDAFGASDIDPKDVFYFGESVLKKPFRGHGMGTRFFEEREKYARELQEFKWTAFCAVERPVDHPDRPENYQPLDAFWGRRGYLKHPEIHTTFEWKEHNEARASAKPMVFWVRPIR
- a CDS encoding metallophosphoesterase family protein, which gives rise to MEGTQRSKSVCEAYGVLGSADSMKIALISDIHLAPGGLNRCGVPIAQIGEVLDELERTHDRLVVGGDLYDLSRPALLGAWRAHRELMLREFGEVLERLEAYEAVFGNHDFARRELGSKEVLSFKGRVLATLLHGHQFDGGIKRIPGLAASANWVSGWAARLGVDELGRALGAVPVLLESQRNLDANLRGLLAYNRVSPAQILITGHTHLLRACRIEGVVLVNSGCWEREPQWVSLDLDAGTVELNRMVNGRVIGNRVNAGPR
- a CDS encoding exonuclease, translating into MSLFVVDVEADGPCPGLFSMVCFGAVKVSPELQTTFYGQTRPITDDYKPDALKISGFSREEHLEFPDPAETMEAFAKWVEAESKGRPIFMSDNPAFDWQFINYYFHKYLGHNPFGYSARRIGDLYCGLQKDFFAGWKHLRKTTHDHHPVNDAKGNAEALLALVDMGLKLPS
- a CDS encoding RIO1 family regulatory kinase/ATPase, with protein sequence MKMPKRLEPLVSEGIIQEVIRPLKSGKEAQIFLVVAGGEERVAKVYKEQAHRSFSQRADYTEGRKVRNSRDKRAMEKRTNYGRAQEEEQWLEVEAKTIYILKDAGVRVPAPYIFMDGVLVMEYVRDDFGNPAPRLAETHLGVEEKKRVFRDLLTQTARMLSVNIVHGDLSIYNVLYDGKNPIIIDFPQAIDSTANSNAKRIFIRDVQSLASHFLRDSNQARKFKFGEEIWKMYQRGELSHDMDFDDLMNRAYGPEEEESIVDEPVLPLGRRAVVMTPSAPARNTQRPRHDAPKSGTPRKDNRNKPRRGPGNRKK